The following nucleotide sequence is from Komagataeibacter medellinensis NBRC 3288.
GCACATGATGGCAACCGGAGCGCGGGATGCCTTTCTGCACTGGATGGAAACCGAACGCCGGGCTGCTCCCCTTACGCTTACCGCCTATAGGGGGGATCTGGATCGCTTCCTTGCTTTCGTGACCGGCCATCTGGGTGCGGAGCCGAACCTCGCCGCGCTGGCCGGTCTGTCGCTGGCCGACCTGCGGGCATGGCTGGCCCATGAACATGCACAGGCCCTGGGGGGCAGGCGCGCCACGACACAGGACCGCGCGGCCCGTACCCGTGCGCGCCGGGTTTCGGCCCTGCGGTCCTTCTACCGCTACCTTGCGCGTTATCATGGGGTGGATAATCCGGCCCCCGGCCTGCTGGCAACTCCGCGCACCCGCCGCCCTCTGCCGCGCCCCCTGCCGGTAGCGCAGGCGCTCGAAGTACCCGAAGGTGTTGCCGACATTGCCCATACCCCCATGGCGCAGGTACGCGATGGCGCGCTGTTTATGCTGCTGTATGGTTGCGGGCTGCGCATTTCCGAGGCGCTGGGACTGGACGTGCGTGACCTTGACCGCGCGCAGGCACTGGGGGACAGCACAAAGGGCGATGGCGTGCTGCGCATACAGGGCAAGGGCGGGCGTGAGCGCATGGTGCCGGTGTTGCCACAGGTCATGGTGGCACTCAGGCGCTGGCGGGGCGTGCATCCGCTGCCGCAGGCGGATGCGCCACTTTTTGTTGGCGTGCGCGGCGGGCGACTGCAGGCGGGCATTGCCCAGCGCGCCATGCGCACATGGCGGCACATGGCAGGACTGCCCGAGCATGCAACCCCGCACGCCCTGCGGCATTCATTTGCCACTCACCTTATGGAAGGGGGGGCTGACCTGCGCGTGATACAGGACCTGCTGGGCCATGCCAGCCTGTCCACCACCCAGCGCTACACCCTTGCCGACGAGGCACGGCTGATGGATGTCTGGACACGCGCCCATCCCCATGCCACCGATACCCCGCCCGATACAGCATACTGAACAGGAACGCCCATGCCCCAGGTCGCCTATCCTCCGATCGACCCCTACGATCACGGCTGGCTTGATACGGGCGAGGGGCATCGCGTGTACTGGGAACTGTGCGGCAACCCGGAGGGCATTCCCGTCGTGTTCCTTCACGGCGGCCCCGGTGGCGGGTGCTCGGCTTTCCAGCGCCAGATGTTCGATCCCGCCCGTTACCGCATCCTTCTGTTCGACCAGCGTGGCTGCGGGCGCTCCACCCCGCATGCCTCGCTTGAGAACAACACCACATGGCACCTCGTGGCCGATATCGAACGCCTGCGCGAGATGACGGGGGCTGAGTCGTGGATGGTATTCGGCGGCTCATGGGGGTCCACGCTGGCGCTGGCATACGCGCAGGCGCACCCGCAGCGCGTGAGCGCGCTGGTCATGCGCGGCATCTTCACCCTGCGCCGGGCGGAACTGCTGTGGTACTATCAAGATGGCGCGTCATGGCTCTTTCCTGACCTGTGGGAGCAGTTCGTGGCCCCCATCCCCGAGGGGGAACGCATGGACCTGATGGCCGCCTACAGCCGCCGTCTGACCGGCGATGATGCCGATGTGCAGATGCAGGCCGCCATTGCATGGAGCATGTGGGAAGGGCGCACCATTACCCTGCGTGCCGCCCACGGCACGGTCATGCGCCATGCCGACCCGCGTTACGCGCTGGCGTTCTCGCGTATCGAGAACCATTATTTCGTCAATGCAGGCTGGCTGGCGGAAGGTCTGTTGATCCGTGATATAGGGCGTATCCGGCATATTCCCGCCGTTATCGTGCAGGGGCGCTATGATGTGGCAACCCCGGTGCGCACGGCGTGGGACCTGCACCGCGCCTGGCCGGAGGCGGAGTTCCAGCTTGTGGACGTGGCGGGTCATGCCATGACCGAGCCCGGCATCCAGTCCGCCCTGCTGGCCGCGACGGACGCCATGGCCCGGCGCCTCGCCTGATGGTGGGGCTGCTTGCCCGCCCGGTCTGCGGCTTGCTGGTCGCACTGGCGCTGGGCGTACTGTCCGTAACCCCTGCCATGGCGCAAGAGGTGTCACGCCTGTGTAGTCATGAGCGCGTGGCCCAGGTGCCGCTGCGTGATGATGGGGGCTACCTTTCCATCGTGATCAGCATTGCGGGGCACAGTCTGAGCGCGCTGGTCGATACGGGTTCCGATGGCGGCCTGCTTACGCCCGAGATGGTGGGTTCCCTGCGCCTGCGCCTGGACCCCGACCACGAGACCATCGTGCACGGCACCGGCGGCGTGGCGCAGGCCACCCCCAATGCCATCGTACCCGACCTGCGGGTGGGAGATGTGGATTTCGGCGCGCGTTCCGTCCCGGTGGGCGAACTGCCCGGCCAGCCGATGATCCATCCCCCGGTGGCGGGGCTGCTGGGGGGTGATATTCTGTCGCGCTTCGATCTGGACATGGATGTGGCGGGCGGCACGCTGGCGCTGTGGAATATCCGGCATGACTCTGTGGCCTGCGCGCCACCACCGGCGTGGGACGGGCCGTATGAAACATTGCCCCTGCGCCGGCAGGACAACCGCTTTTTGCTGGAAGTTCAGCTTGCGGGCAGGCCGGTCACGGCCCTGCTCGACAGTGGGGCGCGTTCGCGCATCATCTCACCCGAAATTGCGCACCGCGCTGGCATCAGCCAGTCGGATCTGGCGCGCGATCCCGGTGGGGTTACGGCGGGGGTGGACGGGCATCAGGATATCTATCACTGGCACCGTTTCACTACCCTGCAGGTCGGCCACGAACTGGAGCGCAATGTCATGCTGACCGTGGCCCCGCTGCGTGAGCACCTTGAAATGCTGCTTGGATCGGACTGGTTCGCCCACCACCGGGTGTGGATATCCTATGCCACGAACCAGGCTTTTGTCCGCCCCGCGCGCAGGCCGGGTGGCTGAACCGTCCGGCCCACGGTCATGCGGGCCGGACGGGGTGGTGGGTCAGCCCTTGAGCTTCGTGTTGCACACGCTGTAATAGCCGCCGCCCGCCTGGATCCAGCGCAGGCCGCCATTGGCGTTGGTGGCCTTGTTGGCGTTGTACTGGTCAAGGCAGGTGTGCAAGCGCGCCTTGCCAGCCGATTCCTTGCTGTATTTCTCGGCAATG
It contains:
- a CDS encoding tyrosine recombinase XerC, whose amino-acid sequence is MMATGARDAFLHWMETERRAAPLTLTAYRGDLDRFLAFVTGHLGAEPNLAALAGLSLADLRAWLAHEHAQALGGRRATTQDRAARTRARRVSALRSFYRYLARYHGVDNPAPGLLATPRTRRPLPRPLPVAQALEVPEGVADIAHTPMAQVRDGALFMLLYGCGLRISEALGLDVRDLDRAQALGDSTKGDGVLRIQGKGGRERMVPVLPQVMVALRRWRGVHPLPQADAPLFVGVRGGRLQAGIAQRAMRTWRHMAGLPEHATPHALRHSFATHLMEGGADLRVIQDLLGHASLSTTQRYTLADEARLMDVWTRAHPHATDTPPDTAY
- the pip gene encoding prolyl aminopeptidase, producing the protein MPQVAYPPIDPYDHGWLDTGEGHRVYWELCGNPEGIPVVFLHGGPGGGCSAFQRQMFDPARYRILLFDQRGCGRSTPHASLENNTTWHLVADIERLREMTGAESWMVFGGSWGSTLALAYAQAHPQRVSALVMRGIFTLRRAELLWYYQDGASWLFPDLWEQFVAPIPEGERMDLMAAYSRRLTGDDADVQMQAAIAWSMWEGRTITLRAAHGTVMRHADPRYALAFSRIENHYFVNAGWLAEGLLIRDIGRIRHIPAVIVQGRYDVATPVRTAWDLHRAWPEAEFQLVDVAGHAMTEPGIQSALLAATDAMARRLA
- a CDS encoding retroviral-like aspartic protease family protein, with amino-acid sequence MVGLLARPVCGLLVALALGVLSVTPAMAQEVSRLCSHERVAQVPLRDDGGYLSIVISIAGHSLSALVDTGSDGGLLTPEMVGSLRLRLDPDHETIVHGTGGVAQATPNAIVPDLRVGDVDFGARSVPVGELPGQPMIHPPVAGLLGGDILSRFDLDMDVAGGTLALWNIRHDSVACAPPPAWDGPYETLPLRRQDNRFLLEVQLAGRPVTALLDSGARSRIISPEIAHRAGISQSDLARDPGGVTAGVDGHQDIYHWHRFTTLQVGHELERNVMLTVAPLREHLEMLLGSDWFAHHRVWISYATNQAFVRPARRPGG